GTAATATTTTCTGAAGTGACCCATTATATTGTTTGAGACAAAACATAACTCGAATCGTCGACCCATTTGCGAGTAAGTTAGTCGAATACTTGAATAGCCACCTCTGCAAAAATAAGGAAGAAACGAAACCACTAGCCTTCGTTTATTTGTGCTCAACTCCAAATGTATAATATTATGCTTTCATGATCGGTGGCGAGTCGATAACCTATTTTTTTGTCCATTAAAGGCAAAAGGCCCTGAACAGCCTAAATTTGCAAAAGCTTCAACACcaaaagatgaagatgaagaagatttggatgatgaagaagaagatgaggaGCAAGGGGACACGTTATGTGGCTCATGTGGTGAGAACTACTCGTCTGATGAGTTCTGGATCTGCTGCGATATATGTGAGAAGTGGTTCCATGGTTTATGCGTCAAAATAACTCCAGCAAGAGCTGAGCATATCAAGCAGTACAAATGCCCAGCTTGTACCACCAACAAGAGATCACGTCCTTGATTGTGTATCACTGGCATGAAAAGCAGTCTTGAAGAAGTTGTTTGGAGATCGATTTAAACTAATCGTTAGCTGTTGTGGAAAAGATGGAACTTAAATCAGTCCTAGGGGTGCTTTGTAGGTGTTAAATGTGCATTTCATTTAAAGTAGTGACAGGTtcttaattttagtttttaagtaGAATTTTCATGTGCAAGAgaactttttatttgttaattgttataATGGAAGATTGGATTTCATGTGTTGTTATATTGCATGTGTTTATAATATTTGTGCACTTTCCTGTGTTGTTATATTGCATGTTTATAAACATGTATATAAAGGCGttcaaatttaaattataaGGTTCTAAATGCCGTTTAAAATGTATTTAAAATGCTAAAATGTTTTATAGTCAATATGAAAACAAACGAGTCCTCTCATGCTCATACACTCGTACCTTAAACCAATGTATTAAGACATAAAAATACAGTTACAAAGTCTGTGGATTAAGACTGACAATGCATATATGTGAAAGTATCCTATTCTGCTCAAAAAGAATTCTGCCAAATCAACTTTTCAGGCTAGGCGGTAAtctcattttcatttcatttaaacctgaaaatacaaaagaaagaaagaaatataaaaacacTTTAGAATCTCTTTCCCTCCTTTACCTTAAAATGACAAAATCTCCAAATTTTCAatgattaaaaatattttatccattcaaattcaaattcaaacccaaaacttatttcatttcatttttatatgtgGGTGTTTGGATTTTTTGTTTTCGGATCTTTTTGGTGTTCGTTGTTTTTAATGGATAGGTAAtataaaatattctttttggAAACTATTTATTTGTCTATCTCGACTATCTATCTCTACAACATTATAAAGTATATTTGTTCCCTCTAAATTTTGTCAACTTTTaactattcattttttttttctctcttctatAAATCATGTTaatcctctaattcattcaaaatcttttatctcaaaaaccgtacatcgataaattataaataattatatgagtgtttttAAGATTctatgctcttttattagagaggtcattcgatatacactttcgacaaatttttaaatccgaggacggagtctgtacggctaaggcatttggccatcacactctataacctatTACCACCTATTacttatcacactctatgacctattatccccaccatctcaccgtcgcaacgcgtgGATACTTTATCTcgttctaataaaaaaaacacttctTTATAAGCATGAAtgcatttgttttcttttaaaaccaGAAAAAATCTATTCTACATATGTAcctaaatatacataaattatattattatgtgaaGCTCCTATTTGGATGGATCCGAAAATCAGGGAGGCTTAGAGAGCGGAAACCAGAatcatttacaattttttttttaaattcactaaAAGTTAGCGACATTTTTTCCTCATGTCAGCCCGAGTACTTGAATAtcgaaaattataaaaattgtaatcCAGTCCTTGcaatctttataaaaattagaaaGTACGAAATCCATGTTATAATTTAAAACCGAAATAGATAAAAATGACAGTTCTTTTGTACCATACTAAATTACTAATCATGAATGTGGAAATCATACTTGCTACAAAATAAAAGAGCTAGTAAATAAATGGattaaaaatagaaagcacTGATAATGCAGGCAGGGGATATAAATGTAAACTtctgaaaacaaaaaaattgagTAAAATGGTGGCGCCTAatctcattttcattttgagaaaaaacagtacttttttaaaaacagaaaacatttttaaaactCTCTTTCCCTCCTCCTCCAATCCCAAAATCTGAAACTCCCCAAATTACAAATCTTTTTCCATCCCTCCAAACTCAAAACCCATCAATATCAAtcaatacttatatatatatatatatatatatatatagagagtacCATTCATTTATATTAACACACTCCATAAAATATTCaactatatacatttatatatgttcttTAATTCTCATTCGGTCTTAGATTAGTAAGATGGAGGGAATAATCTCTTTAATCCAAAATCATGAAAACAACAACAGTAATAATAAAGAGAACATCCCTCCATTTAATCATAAGCTCGGCCCCAAGACAAcgttgaagaagaaaaagaagcagAGTGTCTTGTATAGGAAGCCGCTTATGGATATCACTAATCTAATCATTCAATCTCCAGGGAACGTGTCTCGTGTGCAATCGGGTGGTTTCAGTAGTAGTTGTAGACCGACGATGACAGGTGGCAATCGCGTTTTGGCCGATGAGGGCCGCGGCAGGTCCTTGAGGTTTAATTTTAGATAGACAAATCGAAATGTATTGATTATTGGTTATTATTGtccatggaaaaaaaaatcaaaaataatttataatcagTTACGcgtatttatttatgaaattataataTCGTTTATTTGGGTGTATTATCCGGCAAACTAGATGAATGGTCACGTTTTGCTACCGGGCATAAACTTGCtaacaaaaatgatatatacaaaagttgcattttctatatataaaaaatgagcaTTATTATAGCATAGCATCCTATGAGCTTATAGTATTAAGAACTTTAGTATAACTTTGGTTATGAATGTTGCTAATGTTAGTATAGAACTTGTCAGAAGCAAATTTCTGGCTCCATTTTGACAAAAACGGCATATAATTAATACTGACTGGACTTAAATGTATTTATCATGAATTTGGCATCAGTCTCTGTTTAAGGGGAATCGATTCCACGACTTTTGCTGGAATTGACAATGctagaaaaaacaaatatggtgCCATACATAAAAGggattatgaatttatgatatataaagCCTAACGATTATCGCCCTACGCACATGGTACGACAAGGACGGTTTGTTGCTATATACATATCTGGCCCCTCGccttttttttgaactttatacCCTTTTATATCCATAAATCATCTTCAATTACTCTAGTAGTCTAGTGAGTAATGACAATGAGTAAAGTATtctaaatccttttttttttaaataacattcTTTTTTAAGTGATTTAGGTAAATGGTTAGAATTGTCCATGGTAAAATGAAAACCCGTTAGGTTGCTAAATTTGATTCAAAAGATGACTTATCATCCCACGGTAATTCGAACAGGGGAAAGCTCCTATGTTTTACACATTTTGTTTCTACAAGTTGTCCATGTCTTCAAAAGAGTAGATTTGCATTGGATCCAAGCCGAGGCTAGCCAAGATTGCTTTGACAACGAAGTTATCTACTAACTTTCATCGGGGAGCTTTCATGATGCTAACTCTGCTTTGGTTCAAACAACTCAAAGTTGTACATATAAATCAATTGTTTAACTAAGTTCATTTTTGAAACCAAATTATGATAAAGCATTATGCTTAAATAGTTTTACAAGTTAAGTAACGCTCAATGTCgaccttaataaaaaaattcacgTTAAGCATCTATATTTAAGTGGAAAGGTCTTCTCAAACCAAAATGTGAGACCAAGAAAAATCATGGAAGAAATTAAGCAGATGAGCTACCTCTGGATAACTGCGAGATCACAGTACAAACAACTAGACTGGAACACATGGAACACTTTTAGTTTGTAATTTTTGCTCTATGATTTCATTGATTTTCATATATGTACCTTCTCTAGCTCCTTGCTAGTTTCAAGTAATGAATAATACATTTtaacgttcaaaaaaaaaaaacatctataTTTAAGAATGCAACACAAACACCAATATGACCTAGTGATTCGATGTATTGATGTCTACAACGGAAAAGAATCAAGTTTGAATTAGTCATTGGTCTACTCcaattaatttacaaaatacaACTCATTTCTTTAGAGTAAATCTAAGAAAAAAAACCACTTATCTACAAtgttacaaaataaacaaactactgtagtaataaaaaataaaataaaatagaaactaCGTATAATAACATGGACTACTTAACTTTACAAGATAATGTTACCAATAACCGAAACAACCGTTAACCGGTGATAACTAACCGCCTACATGTTATCTCTTCAAAACAGTAACCGACACGTGTCGATCATTACCCGATCCCCAAAACCCTTCATTTTACGCCCCTTCTCTTTCGAGCCGCCTCTGTaccttaaaacacacactatctacacacacaaaaacacacacttaTATTTATCGAATCTCTCAATTTTCATGCTAGTCAGACGATGGTCTCCGTCAACTCACCGGTGAGGCAAACATCGCCCTCCGCAGCCGTCAACCGCCGTCAGATATGTTCGATCCGTCTTTGGTAACTCATGTTCGTTCTCAAATTTGCTCCcgtaaaaggaaaaaagaaactatttttattaattgttaGCTAAAAATAGGATTTGGGTATGTGTTATTTATTGTTGGGGATGCATACGTATTCGCTTCCTTGTTGATTTTGTATTGTAggtaaggtgtttgatgaaatgtctgaatgAGAAGTGTGGTTTTTCTTTAGTacagatatatattttattcattgATGTGTGTGTGAGTGTAGGAAAGGTGTTTTCGGGTATtggatttatttatttgtagtaAAGGTGATCATTTTGAGTGAGTTTATAGTTAGGATAAGGTGGCGAAAATGAGTTTAGGAGCGGCGGAAGATGATTCAGGAACGGAGATTCATCTCCCTGCTGACATTGACTGGGAGATGTTAGATAAGTCCAAGTTTTTCTTTCTAGGTGCCGGCTTGTTTTCGGGTGTTTCTGGAATGTTGTATCCGATTGTGGTGTTGAAAACGCGTAAACAAGTTCTTGTTAAAGATATGCCTTGTATAAAGTtggggttttcgattttgaaacatgaaggttttaggggtttttatAAGGGTTTTGGGACGTCGTTAATGGGCACGATTCCTGCTAGGGCACTTTACATGGGGGCGTTGGAGATGACAAAAAGTAATGTTGGTTTTGTTACGGTGAAGATGGGGTTTTCCGAGGCAAAAGCTGCCGCTATTGCTAATGCTGCGGCTGGGTTGAGTGCAGCTATGGCTGCACAATTGGTTTGGACACCGATAGATGTTGTCAGTCAGAGACTAATGGTCCAGGGTGCAAATAGTGCACATCCCAGTACATTGAGTGCCTTTAGATACAATGGTGGGATTGATGCGTTTAGGAAAATTATCCAGACTGATGGCGTTTGTGGGTTATACAGGGGATTTGGGATTTCAATTCTGACGTATGCTCCCTCAAATGCTGTGTGGTGGGCGGCTTACTCCATGGCTCATAGGGCGGTTTGGGGTGGGATCGGTTGCTACTGTTTGAAAAAAGAGGGAAATGGTGGTGGAGTTGGGTTCACTCCTGATTCGAAGGCTGTAGTGGCGGTGCAGGGGTTGAGTGCAGCAATGGCTAGCGGGTTTTCAGCGGTGGTTACGATGCCATTGGATACCATCAAGACGAGACTACAAGTTTTAGATGGAGAAGGTAGTAATGGGAAACCTAGTATTGTGCAAACGATAAAGAATTTGGTGAAGGAAGGTGGATTGAGTGCTTGTTACAGAGGGTTGGGGCCAAGATGGGCCTCGATGTCTATGTCTGCAACTACAATGATCACCACCTATGAGTTCCTTAAGAGGCTTTCTACAAAGAATCAAGATTGCCATGCTATGGGTTGAGGAATGAAGACTTCATCTATACGGTAAAGAAACACTATGACTTACCTGATTTATAGAAAAAAGGTTGAAAACAGAAAGGTAAAGTAAAATAGGAATAATAAGGGGACAAGAGCTATGTTATCATTGTTTTAAACTTGTTTACCTCGTCCTTTGGTAGCTTAGCTTTAAGATCAGTGCTGGCCAGGTTGGTAGTATACGAATGTAAATAACTGTAAATATGCAAGTGCAAGTTGCTATCTTGTTCAAGGCTCTTATTAATGTTAAATCTGATTTTCTTTGTCTGAAAGTTTGAATCAGAATCAATAAGCCTACTAGGGTCTGCAATCTGATCACcaccatatatacatacatacaattataaaaacacatatacTCACTTGCATATACATGCACACACATGCACACACATGTATACTGATTGTGTATACTCTCTGGCCATATATACTGCAATGTCCTTTGCACAGTTTGTGCCATAGGCCATTGGACCTTGAAAGCTCATGATTGCCGTCGGTGATGCCCACAACCATCAGACGCTTCTCCAAACAGTTTCTCAAGTTCACATTTGTAAGCAAAAAAGCAAAGGGGGTTTCTCGAATCATGATTTTGAAGCCAACCTTCCTAGATTCCAAACTTTTAAAGTTCGTCTATGGTCCACCAGAGATGGATATGTTTCACAGGCAAGTGCGGGATGGTTCTATGCTGTGCTACTGTTTGAGCTGAATGGGGTTGGACTTTCTCGAGCAAAGCATAACTCAGGGTTGGAAAGCTGTAGTTTCACTATCTCAGCATACCTATTCATAGATGGGTCGTTCTGGGTTAAAATTTCTTTTACCGAATTAATGTTCAGTGTTGTAGTTTTCAAGATGCTTTTTAGAAAATGTCTCCACTCTTAAAAACCCATATTAGATGTGTGTTTGCAAGTTCTATGTACAATTTAAATCTTTTGCACGGAGAATGATTCGTAAGAACTATATCACAGAACACTAGTCAAAAAACTTTGGCAAGGCTATAATCACCTCAACTGTAAGTTTGAGGCTTTTATAAGTTGTGAGCTACTAAGGGCccgtttttcttttaattattaagtggtgagtgtattaagtggctgaatgcaTTAAAAATGTCTgtatatgtattaagtaaaatataagtaatttacgattatttttcctttattaagtcaaaaaagaaacatggAATGTAATTTGACCGAATGATTAAGTTctttattattaagtttattaagtaaaaaagaaataagGCTTAGACCCTTCCGCGATGGTTTTTAGTTGAACAGGGAAGATATCTAAGTTGTTCATTCCTTTCTGTTTTTGGAACGATTCACTTGTCTCTATCAAATGAATGTAAAAcactaaggtcgcgtttggttcacagaatttgatggaatctgatggaattggaattgaatttcatttcttagtgtgtttggttggttaaagatgaagGAATCatattccgttggaatgttaacattccctcatttgatggaatctccattcattggggatgggggaaggtatctcattccgtccctcacttaaatcttcaaaaaatcaaaaacattccgtcaaattccattccttcagattccaattcctttaaaagATTCAATTCCCtccaaaaacattccgcgaaccaaacgcgcACTAAAAGTTGCCTCTAAAAACCTTTCGCTGCTTGAAGTAGTAGGTTTTAATTATGAGAGTCAACTTAATCCATACTATTATCTAATGAAAAAGACCTTTTTGTTGGGCTATCACATAGCATGCCCAATATTACAATTACATGTATTAAGACACTTGTCTTGAAACTCACTTAACATATTATTTAGCTAAACCATGAAAGAGATATCTCACTGCCACAAAACGGTAGTATATTATTAAGATTATTCTTCAAACATATCTGACTTTAGTGTTTATATTACTTGTATGTAtatcggtatatctatttatacatataaatgtgTACGTAGGCACGTTAAGACACGCTGGTTTTTATACTTGATTAGCATGGCATGGGTTCATACTATTGGAACCAGGACCTGTTTCTTTCTAGGAAATAGTAGTCTCCTGAAACCCCTAAAAGCAATTGCGATCAACCGAAGGGTGTGTCCAACAAGTAGAAGAGTCAGCAACCCAATCCATACGACCACAATACCTTGTGCTATAAGCCTGAACAACTCTGACTCCGGGTTTGGTGTTAAAACCCGTATCGAAACCAAATAAGCAAGAGACATAGATGTTGTAGCAATCCACATAATAACCATCAGAATCCACAAGAAAAATCGATGTCTTAAGCATGGTAATCCACTAATAAGCAACAAGATGATGCTAAGAGTTGAAACAAAGCCCACAGTGTTGCAGATCAGAAAGATGTGGTACAAATCTTGATGATTGGATGCCATGACAGCAAATCCAGCCTTGCGGAGTGGATCATTATTGTTTGAGTCATCTTGCCAAACGCCACTCGGAGGATTAGTACCAGCTTGAAAGGCCATGGTTGCTATCAATGATGCCACAACCATCAGAGAATTCCGTTTCCTGTCTAGCCAGTCTTCATAGTGTGTCAAGTGATGTTTTGAGTGAGAAGAAAAGGGCAGTGTCTGATGATACTCTAATCTGTCTAACTGCATTTTGCTTCTTGAACTTTTAGGAACTTGTGCAAATGAAGTCTCTGGTTTTTGCGCAACCCCTCCTGCAAGGGTTAGGGATTGCATGATTTGTTGGTATTTCAAGTCTCTTGTAACTTGAGCTAGTATATCTGTTGGTGTTTCCCCCTTTGTGTTTGTTGCGTTCACTTCTATTCTTGCATCGAGTAGCAAGAAGTTTATAATCTAATAAATGTTCAAAATAGAAGGGATTAGTTACACatgtaaaataataatgaaaacctTCTCACACGTTGTGCCTGGGACGGTCTAGTGTGGATGACCAAGATTAGCCGAAAAAACTAACTTTTTAACTTTGAAAAccatttcgtttttttttattgcaagATTCATATGTTTGATGAAAAAGAATTTAGTAGGCACACCTGAATTTGCTTGTCAGCAACAGCAAGGTGGAGTACAGTATTGCCAGAACCATCCTTTGTATTTACAAACTCATGATCACCCGTAGTCTCTATCAAAAACTTCAAAACCTCAAATTGGCCATGCTTTACACACAAGTGCAAGATGGTGTCTTGCTGCACCATGGCTCTTGCTGAGTGAGGCTGAGCTTGCACCATCTCTTTCACAACATCAAGGTGTCCTCTAACGGCTGCAAGATGGACAGGGTTTCCTCCATCACGATCACGTGCATGGCATGTCCCAGGGTTAGCCGATACCAATGCCTTTACTACTTCAACGTGGCCTTTTGCAGCGGCTAGATGGAGAGGCAAGTGTTTTTGTGAATCACACTCCGTAGCAAGATGGGGATTTCGTGTCAAGATCTCCTTGACAAAATCTGTATGTCCAAGCGTGGATGCGATATGTAGAGGCATGTCGCCTTGACGGTTTAGGGTAACTCTGTTAAGAATCAAGGGATCTTCTTGAAGCAACATTAGTAAGGTGGATATGTTTCCTTCTAATGATGCTTCACAGAGAAGTTCCTCCATTGATCTTTCCATGGTTCTCAAATACACAAATTAAGCACAAGATagatcacaatatatatatatatatatatatagtcgtcTCTCTTTTTAAGTCAACCTTTAAACTTTTATCAAGTCCAGTACTAGCTAGGGAAGGTGAAactattgatatttatatttgatatggTTGAAATTATAAGTTAAAATAATTTGTTGCATCTAGCTCACGGGCCTTTGTTCTAGCTAGGGCTAACTCTATAAATCCTCAGAGACGGCTCTCGTGTCATGTATCGTTTCAAGAACCCTACAATCCTTATTTAGTTGTATAGTAGATACCTTGTATTTTTATAGTTCTTATGGTCTTTGAACAAGTCAAGAGAATATTAGGATTGATAATTAAGAAAACCAATTTTGAtagataataaagaaaaataatactaaTGACGTTAGCTTGATACTTGACTGCATATTCTTTGTTTGATGACTTTATTCCTGGAATTTTATCGGCTTCcggattaagttttaaattataCTCCGTATTTGTTAGTGTGTTGAGTTTTTGTTATATTGTTTCAATCATTTACACAAACATTTCAACATGAATATGGGCAATAGTGCAATACTTTACAATAACAAACCGGACAATAGAGTTTAATACATACAATACAATAGAGGTGTTGTAAGTTGGATAGATCAATAGTGAAAATAAAGAGTTTAATACGTACAAGAGAAATTTTTAGAGTTGGATACACACAGGAGCAAAACTGAACAAAGTTGACTGCGCGCACGTACTTTC
The sequence above is drawn from the Erigeron canadensis isolate Cc75 chromosome 4, C_canadensis_v1, whole genome shotgun sequence genome and encodes:
- the LOC122595617 gene encoding solute carrier family 25 member 44-like → MSLGAAEDDSGTEIHLPADIDWEMLDKSKFFFLGAGLFSGVSGMLYPIVVLKTRKQVLVKDMPCIKLGFSILKHEGFRGFYKGFGTSLMGTIPARALYMGALEMTKSNVGFVTVKMGFSEAKAAAIANAAAGLSAAMAAQLVWTPIDVVSQRLMVQGANSAHPSTLSAFRYNGGIDAFRKIIQTDGVCGLYRGFGISILTYAPSNAVWWAAYSMAHRAVWGGIGCYCLKKEGNGGGVGFTPDSKAVVAVQGLSAAMASGFSAVVTMPLDTIKTRLQVLDGEGSNGKPSIVQTIKNLVKEGGLSACYRGLGPRWASMSMSATTMITTYEFLKRLSTKNQDCHAMG
- the LOC122597639 gene encoding ankyrin repeat-containing protein BDA1-like — encoded protein: MERSMEELLCEASLEGNISTLLMLLQEDPLILNRVTLNRQGDMPLHIASTLGHTDFVKEILTRNPHLATECDSQKHLPLHLAAAKGHVEVVKALVSANPGTCHARDRDGGNPVHLAAVRGHLDVVKEMVQAQPHSARAMVQQDTILHLCVKHGQFEVLKFLIETTGDHEFVNTKDGSGNTVLHLAVADKQIQIINFLLLDARIEVNATNTKGETPTDILAQVTRDLKYQQIMQSLTLAGGVAQKPETSFAQVPKSSRSKMQLDRLEYHQTLPFSSHSKHHLTHYEDWLDRKRNSLMVVASLIATMAFQAGTNPPSGVWQDDSNNNDPLRKAGFAVMASNHQDLYHIFLICNTVGFVSTLSIILLLISGLPCLRHRFFLWILMVIMWIATTSMSLAYLVSIRVLTPNPESELFRLIAQGIVVVWIGLLTLLLVGHTLRLIAIAFRGFRRLLFPRKKQVLVPIV